In Macadamia integrifolia cultivar HAES 741 chromosome 12, SCU_Mint_v3, whole genome shotgun sequence, the following are encoded in one genomic region:
- the LOC122057306 gene encoding uncharacterized protein LOC122057306: MDVHENTQHQNPPHTLQNHPLILKFKLFTFWVSTVLILLLAISLSFTKTSYFKLQYLKSSLSSHPQNLTLINGVLGFLFSTDRGRAIPTVEPNSMSPYCVLWMAPFLSGGGYSSEVWAYLMALHENMRNPRFKLAIDQHGDLESLEFWEGLPKGSKDLAFKLYSTECKMNETIVICHSEPGAWYPPLFETLPCPPTGYEEPLFVIGRTMFETDRVNPGHVKRCNRMDSVWVPTEFHVSTFIQSGIESSKVLKIVQPVDVKFFDPSKYKPLSFASMEKLILGSVTRISNPHRISNPQKNRNFVFLSIFKWEYRKGWDLLLRSYLKEFSGLDNVALYLLTNPYHSDRDFGNKITDFVEHSEIKRPINGWPLVYLIDNHIAQMDLPRVYRAADVFVLPSRGEGWGRPIVEAMAMSLAVIATNWSGPTEYLTEENSYPLPVDEMSDVTEGPFKGHLWAEPSVDKLRFLMRHVMSNPEEGREKGKKAREDMMRRFSPEVVAGIVVDKIEKILAR, translated from the coding sequence ATGGATGTTCATGAAAACACTCAACACCAAAACCCGCCGCATACCCTTCAAAATCACCCATTGATCTTGAAATTCAAACTATTTACATTTTGGGTGTCAACTGTTTTGATTCTCCTTCTTGCCATCTCCTTGAGCTTCACCAAAACTAGTTATTTCAAGCTCCAATATTTGAAATCAAGCCTTTCATCTCACCCTCAGAACCTCACCCTCATAAATGGAGTTCTAGGGTTTCTTTTCTCAACCGATAGAGGTAGAGCAATCCCAACAGTTGAACCCAATTCCATGTCTCCATATTGTGTTCTATGGATGGCACCTTTCCTTTCTGGAGGAGGGTATAGTTCAGAAGTTTGGGCTTATTTGATGGCTCTGCATGAAAACATGAGAAACCCTAGATTTAAGTTAGCTATTGATCAACATGGGGATCTAGAAAGCCTGGAGTTCTGGGAAGGTTTGCCTAAAGGGAGCAAAGATTTGGCTTTTAAACTTTACAGTACAGAATGCAAGATGAATGAGACTATTGTGATTTGTCACAGTGAACCAGGGGCTTGGTACCCCCCTTTATTTGAGACCTTGCCTTGTCCTCCCACTGGTTATGAGGAGCCCTTATTCGTCATCGGTCGGACCATGTTTGAGACTGACAGAGTCAACCCTGGTCATGTGAAGAGGTGTAACAGAATGGATTCTGTTTGGGTTCCTACTGAATTCCATGTTTCTACATTTATTCAAAGTGGGATTGAATCATCCAAGGTCCTAAAGATTGTTCAACCCGTGGATGTGAAGTTCTTTGATCCGTCAAAGTATAAGCCATTGTCTTTTGCCTCTATGGAAAAATTGATTTTAGGCTCAGTCACTAGGATCTCAAATCCTCATAGGATCTCAAATCCTCAGAAGAATAGAAACTTTGTTTTTTTAAGCATTTTCAAGTGGGAGTATAGGAAAGGGTGGGATTTGCTTTTGCGATCATACTTGAAAGAATTCTCTGGGTTGGATAATGTAGCATTATATCTTCTTACAAATCCTTACCACTCTGATAGAGACTTTGGGAATAAGATTACAGATTTTGTAgaacattctgaaattaaaagGCCCATTAATGGGTGGCCGTTGGTTTACTTGATTGACAACCACATAGCTCAGATGGATCTTCCTAGAGTCTATCGTGCAGCTGACGTATTTGTTTTACCATCAAGGGGAGAAGGATGGGGTCGCCCCATTGTGGAGGCCATGGCAATGTCTTTGGCTGTGATTGCAACGAACTGGTCTGGTCCTACGGAGTATCTAACAGAGGAAAATAGTTATCCATTGCCTGTGGATGAAATGAGTGACGTAACAGAAGGGCCATTCAAGGGTCATCTTTGGGCTGAACCTTCAGTTGATAAGCTTAGATTTCTGATGAGGCACGTGATGAGTAATCCTGAAGAAGgtagagagaaagggaagaaagctAGGGAGGACATGATGAGGCGATTCTCTCCTGAGGTTGTTGCTGGCATAGTTGTTGATAAAATAGAGAAGATCTTAGCAAGATAA